The DNA window GCATGGAATGAAAATCACTAAAGTTCATCGAGGTGTAAGGTTTGATGCAGGAGGACTTCCTAGCACCCTACATCATGCTAAACACCAGACTTCGACAGCAGTCAAAGAATaagtttgagaaaaatttcttcaaACTCATGAACAACGCTGTGTTTGGTAAGACGGTGGAGAATGTGCAAAAAAGGATGAGTATGGAGCTAGTGAATGATGAGAATCGATTGAAGAAACTGATTGCTCGACCAGTTTACAAGGACTGCATCATATTTGGTGAGAATATTTGCGCTGTTACGATGCATAAGGAAAAAGTAAAGCTGAACAAACCTATCTACATTGGTTTTACAGTGTTGAACATAAGCAAGACCCTTATGTACCAGTTCCACTACGATGTGATGAAACCTATTTACAAAGAGAACCTACAACTGCTTTATCAGGATACTGACAGCTTATTCTACATCGTGAAAACTGAGAACCTATACAACGACATCATCAACAACCAACAACTGAAAGATACCTTTGACACTTCAGAGTACCCTGCAGACCACCCATGCTACTCAGATGCAAACAAAATGGTGCTTGGAAAGTTTAAAGATGAATATGCTGGCCGAGCGCCACTTGAGTATGTAGGCCTGCGATCAAAGCTATATGCCTGTAGGTGTTACAATAGTGAtccaaatcagctgacaagtggattgatAAAGAAAGCTAAAGGAGTGAGGAGACCAATACTTGGGCGAGAACTCTCAAAAATGCATCCAGATGCTGAACGTTACATAGGCTTCCAAGACTATCTAGATTGTCTATATGGtgatgaggatatctatagagaACAAGTGATGTTTGGCACTAGGAAACATCAGATCATGACCCAAGTCATGAGAAAGAAGGCACTGAGCAAAGCTGATGAGAAGAGGTATATTCTAGATGATGGAATTACAACTCTTGCACATGGTCATTACAAGATCCCCACACTAGCACAcattgatgaggaggaggaggaggaggaggtggatgaggaggaagagatgatTGACTCTCAAGAAATTCCCAAGGTTCAGGCAGCTAGCAGTACTACAACAGCTAAACGGTTACATTCCTCATCACATGATGAGCTCTTTGATAAAGTCAATGAGTCAGGAAGCAGTACTATCCCTGCTAAACGGTCACGTCCCTTATCAAATGATGACTATAAAATAGATGGTGATGCATCCCAGTACAgcattctgagaaaattgcttgAAAAGTGACGTCATACCTCATGCCAGGAAGTGTCAACAAATCCACTGTGCGCATGTTTTCGCCCTACATTCACATCGCAAGACTTTTTTGGAAGCAGTCATCATCAGTTGAGGTCTGTGCACCGTGCTGTAAAGAACTAGCATCAGCTACAACTAGAACTCCAGCTACTACTCCAGCTAGTACTCCTGCTGTTACCACTACCACTGCCAACATCAGCCTGTAGTGGAGCAAGCAGATATGTGTGAGTGTGGAGACTGTCTACTAGTAACCAGCAACCAATGGATTCTACGACCATTTCTGAAGTTTGGAGATAAGGACCTACCAGAAGCGTTTGGAACAGCTCAAAACTTTCTAGAGACACTAACATCCATCTTTCATGATGCCCAAGTGTCAAGCTATACCAACCTATGCGAGGGAGCAGCCATCTTGAAATTCTCATTCAGCAGAGGATTCTGCGAAATAAGTGATAGATTGGGTGAATTATATCACTGGATAGTTCTCAATATATTGGACTGAATctattgaattgtaatgtaaataatcttattattcatatgaatgctcagtttatatatattatgttatgtatCAATAAAAGAGAGAGTGTATTATTTCAAAAGAAATATGTTGTACATCTTATTCCATACACCCTTCAACTTCTAGAGTAAGCACTCTTAGACATTTAAGGTATAGTAAATACAATAGGAAGCATCCTTCTAAGTAGTGTCAGTTTGTACATACTGGGACGTTTTTTTATGACTTTTCCCCCCCTTCCCCCTCCTCACGCACCCATCCTACCTACCCCCCACCACCCCCGCTCCTGCCGCCCCTCTCCTGCCCCCTTGGAAGGAGAagattctctctctccctctctctagaagaaggagaagtagaagaagaagaggaagaagaaggagaagaagaagaagaagaggaaggagaaggagaagaagaaggagaagatgataacgatgatactctctctctctctctctcttgtcatgctctagttaatatagtcatgcctaattacattcagtcatgctcaattacatttagtcatggtctatttgatgattaatggtagagagagagatatgtgagagagagaaagaggcaatctactgacagattcaagtgaaacgaacttctgccagatttaagtgaaattaatatcttactctcagatttaactgaaacatgttcttgacaacGATGTGAAGCAGTGAGTTGTACACACAACGaacgttatatttttaatgtttcctcAATCATAACTAATGCATAGAATGAACTTGTATATCCAAATACACATGGATCTTTAAACTCTCTAGAGTGTGATCTATgatattttacatttttcatcggcaatgtcatataagcatttccagagatcattagaattattaacaatagctaatgatccattattatttgaacaaccATAATGTAAATGTCTGGTTTCTAATATATCaagtaattcaaaaatttcagatagaattggaaagtgaagattttctgtttttgttaatgcaagATCACTCACTTCATCAcccgttgaaaatttaatattctttgcaattagatcaaattcattgaatgaaattgtcatcaagagacgagatagtctcttgaactttgaaaagctataacaatcaaccatattttcCAGTTGAGTGTATGTACAGGTAAAACGTGATAAGAAACTACTTGTATCTGCACACTATACTACACACTTCTATAAATAGCATTCAGCTTCAATGCATGTGAGATCTTTACAGCTCAACTAACAAAGCAATACTGAACGATTAAACCTAGACATTGCAGGTacaatggaaaatgaaaacaatcgagtatacactagaaatttatttacataattcactacaattgttcatcacttcctcttcaatttttattagtttactaaCAGACAGTTTATGGGGTCTGTGATAGCatagataatcatttatatcattcaaattcactgtgtttaagaaaatgtcttttcttctcagaattagaagacattataggtgtactacatcttgagtcatagtagatgctgtcttcctcctcctcctcctccttatcaagatcacactgtatcCCAATAGAGcatgttttcttctcagaattagaagacattattctagatgttaaccgatcaaagctaaaacctcaaatgagtaaaatttgaaaaatgcaatacttatatagcttgtgctctatcgagaaattactgaacttccttcaccatggaagtaagaggaATGTACTCCATGATACAatcactgattaaaatgcaataagcggaagtatttggaggtacagcttccttaaattccatatctattctaatatctgtggaggatttccaatgagaagattgatgtgaacagtcaattacaatcaggggtgttttagtacaaaatgtgtcaaaatcaatctctgttccaagctcagtattgatactatggttatagtacgccgagggaaaatccaaaaacatacggtacatcaattctagtttaccaaggaggttttcataaggaaaatagtcagagttcaagtagacctttgcattttgaagattacaactatcaaattccgagattgatttattaattttattcttacgatctgtttgaaacgctaaaacaacatactttggtGTGTCGAGATGGGATGTGGTttttactgcccaagaatgaTCAGTgcttttttgtaaatttggtaattctgaaatctcccaatgacgaaagctcagcttcagcagtgtatcagcatcgagcaatcacaaaaatttcaacctcacatgatcttctaaagtaatatagggaattctccattgaagcttcgttatttttatattaacatttgttgcttctgtagactcgatgcaattgagatctgttggtgatcttaataatacaagttcttgtttcaagtttaaaattattctttgaaagtcttcaaaaaatggtaaaactaatttaagaggtacacagaatgtaaacttattatctttcagtgtatatcctgctctgtcaaacccggccaagtgatatgtgttcttatcaaacatatttttcactagtatagctttaattgttgatgttaatccaattagtcttgatttagaaatttgttgcccagccaattcatatcgaatttcatcaaagagatttccaatgaggttactggataatatatacttagctATCGGAGCATCCCCAGCCTTTGCAGCTGGTTTTGTACACTTCACctccccctcaataaatataaattatttgcaTGGAAGGCAGTACTGATCCATAGAAGCCACATGGATGCAAGCTTCATCTGAGGGTTTAATTTCTTGACCCAaatatactgtatgagtatggaactgaaatttagtaatatcattatagaactcgagttgagattcaacatcgagaatttcactaattgctgcgccgtacatgacgccaatctactataaatcccaacttttccaatattctcgcgctttttgCTAATATAGCACGtagctttttaggtgttgactctaTCAAGTTCGAGTCTCTAATGAGCTTCTGTGAGCAAATGCTAGTGTGTGGTTTGAAAACGAGGAatcccatttcaagttctttgtttttcacgaaTGTGAAGTCTAATTGTGATTATATCTCCtcagaaatcaataaacgatccttcttgattggttacctttacattaatgctttgaattctatgtgtgtttaaaggcatatagattatcggattaggcgtttcatttatcaaatacccgctaggtactctaggtgagaactcgtatataatatgtttctgtttgccaTCGGAGTAGCTCCCACAGGCTATattgcactcaactacaatagagtcaatatttgttatgctaactaaatgctgagaataataccatttattcggttgtaatataacgttatcaaaaccaagcatttttcctattgaagtagatgttgtaaagtcaataggcttatcagaacgaatttcgagcttcatagtattcgtgttagctcttatattaagtttcttttcGTCACTATCCAATTTACTCTTTAAagctaatataatgtcatcaacttcatatgcacccgtatcaagatcaattaatttatcaccatatttgaaggtagaatttttaccttttataacatttgcaatgctattgtaagtacagaaattaatcaatccaatttcccattctttatttttattcatatcgagaatttattgcaaatgttcatagagatcacttgatctagatcgtaatgtaataacaaccgtCTTATATGTTTTTGGTACAAATACTGGATTACAACTGGTTTGCAAAAAACAAGAGCATAAGGTGTccacatatatttgtatgtaatggttgcatgtgctcaacattataaaaGATATTTTcacctgtttcttttttccaatatttattcaattcataaggtggttgtaaattaccaattggatcaaaatagtaaacatttgatCCTCGTTTCTTATAGCCAACCCAGTGTGTACCATGTCCAGATTGAGTgtctaaattaacaatacaattctcattttttagaattttgttAGGTGATGTATCTATCATGTATACACCTCGTaggggaatttgtaataatttacaccatTTTATTAGATCGTGATTGGACAATTCACCatcgatattcattttttcaccttctttgtcTTTCTACGTTTTTTAACACCTTTTTTCTTTGGGGAGAAACTTACACCATATGGTGAGGAGCAGGATGTGGGGTTGGGCCCAATCAAAATACGACCACCACTCGAGATTGGAGAGTACGGGTTCAAATAGTAACCTCTACCTGCAatatgttgtttcaactgagcaatagcttttttccttatcgagctgctatgagttttcccaacacttgtgctcttcttcttcttctttctcaaaccaCTGCCAAACACagctttagctttcatcacgtttgttacaagataactaagtgcTCTTTCACTTAGAGATGATTCtggattcttgaatatttcccatgctgtgtttgcaagagctctgtctgcaatcgctcgcgacttattatcactattttgagtgtatgctatatcatgtaccttacaggctctatctaatgaatttataccttgatcccctctctttaacctttcattaaccttcaTGCCAAGGCCACACCACTGATATCCGGGGAAATGGGTTTCCGGTGAtgtgtttattaatttatctataataGTTGATGTAATGTCCCCCGCAGTACCCGCTATACGTTTGACAATTTTGCTAgccgaactcaagattcctctccCTCGTTTTCTAGAAGATAACTTtcttctacataccatttttcattacctttcaactcaatagttgaacatcgactgaggttaattaatcaaacacttaacctcaatcgagagacaaagaaattgtctcactatgtgctttatatattactacaaagttggtatgttttaatcaatagggaatacaattttctatcatcatgatgtgtcttattaacacacttgttaagtatgttgtaagttttgtagaaattgcgAAGAATTGAAtgttcatcaatcataaatctataccaatgtcttagactaacatcaagagaagcatctgatgaattgacacatgatttgatataagataatgtatgatttcttaccagcagtgattcctgcatcaattgaggtgtttccaaatccctaatcttatttcgtacattatgtatagattccaatattctcttactatcattttgcattgaatcatattttttcaaagcaatatggagaagtaatagcatattcacacaacatattataaagagaagaacaaataaaactctccatacgattatcttcattgcacaacttctccattcaagtgttgtaagcatactgataaaaatagattgcaatatctatagtgagtgtATAGCGCAAACAGATGGAAGAGAATCTCGCAACAAGGTCAAGACTGACATGTGGTGCATGCGTGTGCGCATGCAGCAGCAACTATAAAATAGCTTCTCTTGTGACCAAACACTCATTGACTGTACAAGAGCATTACTATTCTTTGTGTGAACTATTCTACATTCATTGagtgttcagttacaagaggatctattcttgcgtgaacagtgtactattctacatcttcttcttctttgacacaacaaacaggtgagaattaaaaacaatttttttataaaaacaatattacaatttattatcaaacactacaatatttacattatatactacTTGTGAAGCATATCACCACAACATGCTATGAGAATAAGATTGTTACATTTTAACAATCTTAATGTCACTCCATGTAGCGGTTATATGCTTCACTACtattcctaaatttttacacttagaattaaatttaataactttacaTGGCGAAATTATggaagaaaatctctgaggcaggtatacctcagagattttctttgtggaagcgatttttatttttaatataattcgTCTGCCATGATGGTTTGTTTCTTCTCGCACGGAGATGATAGTATGTGGAACATCCTCCGCCAGCTCCAGGCATCCATGGTTTTGGTGATGGCTTATTGATGAGTGCGAtaaagtcatcatcatcatccagtGCCGCTGCCTCCTCTAGTAGCGGAGTCATGGAGGTGTTCTcacacatacgtttctgttgAATGAACGTGACTAGTGCTCGAATGAAGCTGGCAAATCCAATAACCGCTGCTTATATACTCAttcgtttctctctctctgttttaggATGAGTGAGAGATAGTGCATTTTCCCGCTTGTCACATCCTTGACATACAAACTCATTCTTACACGTACAGCAAGGTGCattcagagaaaaaatatcaaattctcacaatgcactaatataaaatttctcacttccagatataatatctcgaataacaatatttcgaatgtgagagcaatgtaatctcctcattaattttcataattaacatcacatgttgacttgctaaatttcttctcaatattattgtgattttcattatgttCGTTGATTTCACAGAGTTCGAGAGTGCACTACTGCATAATCACTCCAGTCTTTGAGGAGGAAAGACATATGAAGAACTAGTCTGAGAGTTGGAGTGTaagcagagagagagacagtacagcacatcattcattgcatgtaagtatgatacaattctttatttttctaatcatgatttttcagAACTTACTTCTTTCCTGATACTACTACTACAATGCGCTTAGGAATCACTAATATCTTGATTCTGATTGGGAATTACTTCTACAACAGAgtgcatattgtacaatatccagcttgttttcccacagcatcttctttttcatcattcgtcgtttcttttccattatagctcatctttttatatatacaaaacggaacatgtatcactttttcataaggattttcaataatatatttgcaatatacacattgcagatatgatttctcatgtaaaaagtatccatttattgcaaaatagtctgctctattaataaataccgAGAGCTTGAATGGTTCTGGACGATGGAAAGTTGAAACTCGTTCTTCATAttgtcgtagaatattattatcgaaattctcctcttcacatgaaatattatcttctttgcGCCATCCACAATTTGGACTGCATCACTCATGTTCCTTACTAGGATCGTCTGTTGCcaaccaattttctaaatatactgaacaaaacacacattgaacAACGTCAGGTGCTTGCACAAATTTAAAACCCTGTTTAGCCATATTTTGAGGTGACAACAGACTCGATTCTAATTCCCAAcgattatcaaatgttaataacctcaatCGTTTGTGCATGAAAATCTGATCCTGAGATAGCATTTTTTGCACTGTACTTGCAGCTTGTTAAATCACTACTGATTTTTAGATTAATGTTTACTTGTTCTTATATCTAATTCTGTGCCATAGTgatatattctttgtttgttttcagtaaCCCGCTAGTAGCAGAGATGGAGCATAGCAGAGAACACAGGGTTGAAGGTGTGAGTTCGCGAGCTATTCGCCATCGCATTTCCTTCGAAAACGTAGCacctgacattgaaaatgtgcttcaaaACTTGAAAGCTCGTGTTTTCGAGATAATAAGAGAACACGCTGCACGTTTTGAAGGAAATGTGAAATGGTTTTTAGTATtgaatgtattattgtataagatggtAGTTTTAGAATCAGAGGAATCCGAAGCTGTTTCATCCATTGTGAATCTTCATAGCTACTCGGCCATAGGCATGAATGTCATAGAGAGTTATGacgaattgaatgaacaatttatgttagcagttaggaaaattttaagttcattcgataactttgttcgatttgggagtagttgggtgttgaagaagattgactcgcttgatgtaaatgtgattagatataatccaatatacacaagcagttatattcaaacaccccagttcatCAACAATAGGAAATGTGTTATcgatgtcaaaaatctttctgataaaaagtgttttctgtggagTGTTCTAGCCTATTTTCACCAGAAACTGAATAACAGACACTTAACAGTaaaatatttgagcaaatttgctcacaggctgaacactcgcGGAGTTAATTTCCCAACCACCGATCGTgacataaagaaatttgaaattctcaatacagacatcgcaattcatgttatcgcgtatgacaacaaaaagtttttcccctatcaAACAAGCATATTCCGTACGCATAAATACCAAATCAATCTTTTAATGTTCA is part of the Nilaparvata lugens isolate BPH chromosome Y, ASM1435652v1, whole genome shotgun sequence genome and encodes:
- the LOC120355132 gene encoding uncharacterized protein LOC120355132, which encodes MQEDFLAPYIMLNTRLRQQSKNKFEKNFFKLMNNAVFGKTVENVQKRMSMELVNDENRLKKLIARPVYKDCIIFGENICAVTMHKEKVKLNKPIYIGFTVLNISKTLMYQFHYDVMKPIYKENLQLLYQDTDSLFYIVKTENLYNDIINNQQLKDTFDTSEYPADHPCYSDANKMVLGKFKDEYAGRAPLEYVGLRSKLYACRCYNSDPNQLTSGLIKKAKGVRRPILGRELSKMHPDAERYIGFQDYLDCLYGDEDIYREQVMFGTRKHQIMTQVMRKKALSKADEKSNPLVAEMEHSREHRVEGAEHSRS